A DNA window from Paenibacillus sp. HWE-109 contains the following coding sequences:
- a CDS encoding EfeM/EfeO family lipoprotein has protein sequence MNKRQQLIILTAATALVLAGCGKSETTEVTKVPFKDGSAALTTSLDQLKTQLDASKVKDPKKLSSQLEDQWASFEDEVKPKFPELYFKVEKFLTPLEAGLKQDKLDYPTLTALNNNLKTAVTELTASFADNKGAVNKDVISASKELQEAAKEYNKYVQDQGKQLVTLLEQLDAAVKSGDLKKAQEAYGQSRMPYERIEPIIETFSELDGVMDARVDDFKNEKDPAFTGYHRIEYLLFVKKNVKDAETYSARLLEDGKKMQQAIASTTIEPADFIAGVGELMEEAQSSKITGEEERWSGATVPVIRANVEGAKAIYDLVKGELKKKDAALDEKISKSLNTVIETMNTLSPVGTTWNDFSKIEQSKQVDLKNKLEALAEPLVKMPGTLSK, from the coding sequence ATGAACAAACGTCAACAACTTATTATTCTTACAGCAGCTACAGCATTGGTACTCGCAGGCTGCGGCAAATCAGAAACAACAGAGGTAACTAAGGTTCCTTTCAAAGATGGTTCGGCGGCATTAACGACAAGTCTTGACCAATTAAAAACACAATTGGATGCAAGCAAAGTAAAAGATCCTAAAAAGCTATCCTCCCAACTGGAAGATCAATGGGCTAGTTTTGAAGATGAAGTGAAACCAAAATTCCCAGAGCTTTATTTTAAAGTGGAAAAATTTCTAACCCCGCTGGAAGCTGGTTTGAAGCAAGACAAGCTGGACTATCCAACCTTGACGGCGCTTAATAACAATTTGAAAACAGCCGTTACGGAACTGACAGCTTCCTTCGCTGATAACAAAGGAGCCGTCAATAAAGACGTGATTTCAGCTTCCAAAGAGCTTCAAGAGGCGGCAAAAGAATACAACAAGTACGTACAAGACCAAGGGAAACAACTGGTTACTCTTCTGGAACAACTTGATGCGGCTGTGAAGAGCGGTGATTTGAAAAAGGCACAAGAAGCCTATGGACAATCCCGGATGCCCTATGAGAGAATTGAGCCTATCATTGAAACTTTCAGCGAGCTGGACGGAGTCATGGACGCGCGTGTGGATGATTTCAAGAACGAAAAAGATCCTGCATTTACAGGCTATCACCGCATAGAGTATTTGCTGTTCGTGAAGAAAAATGTGAAAGATGCAGAAACCTATTCTGCTCGGTTACTGGAAGACGGCAAGAAAATGCAGCAGGCTATTGCTTCAACAACCATTGAACCAGCAGATTTCATCGCCGGCGTGGGTGAGCTGATGGAAGAAGCGCAGTCCAGCAAAATCACAGGTGAAGAAGAGCGTTGGAGCGGTGCGACAGTTCCTGTTATTCGGGCAAATGTTGAAGGTGCCAAAGCCATTTATGATCTGGTTAAAGGTGAATTGAAGAAGAAAGACGCGGCACTCGATGAGAAGATCAGCAAAAGCTTGAATACGGTTATCGAGACGATGAACACACTTTCTCCTGTAGGTACAACTTGGAATGATTTCAGTAAAATTGAACAATCCAAACAAGTGGATTTGAAAAATAAATTAGAAGCTCTGGCAGAACCGCTTGTCAAAATGCCAGGCACTTTAAGTAAATAA